The nucleotide window GGATGAGCTTCTGCAGGCTCATGCGCGAGTGGCTAGCGTCGGCCTCGAGGGCTACTACGCCCACGCGGCAGACTGACCACCGCGCCGGGAGAGCAGATAAAAGGAGGCCCGGTGGTTTCCCACCGGGCCTCAGGCAAGCGGCATTGGTGCCGTCGTTGTTAGAAAGCTCTGAAGAGCATGTAGGTGTCGAGCGCGTTGCGCGGGGGATGGTGCGGACCGACGTCGCGGTCGTAGTCGAGTTCGCCATTCAGGCGGAACACCATCACCACACTCAGCATCTCGCCCTCGCTGTTCGCCAGCTTGTGGCAGGTTACCGTCTCGAGGCTGTCGCTCCCTGCGCTCTTGGAAAAGACCCGCAGGCGGCCGTCGTCTTCGAGACGCCAGTCGAACCGTCCACCGCCGTACTGATCCTCGTACGCACCACTGCCGTCATCCTCGAAGGTCAGGCTGGTGGTGGCGAGGCCGTCAGCGCCAAGCTCGAACCAAGACCCTAGCATCTCGCCTTCAGCAAAGGCTTCGACCTGGATCAAGTTGACGGCACGCGAGCTATCGTTGTTCTCGTCTATGGTCTCGATGGACATCTCGGCGCTGCCCAAGCCGGCGGTGACCTGTGCCGCCTGGCGGCGATTGCGCGCACCCGACTGATCCTCGCGCCCGTAGGCGACGCGAACCACGCCTTCGCCATCGATGCTCCACTCGCCGCCGAGCTCACCCACTTCGGTGGCGCCGTCGCGAATGCGCTGGAACACCTCCGCGAAGCCACCGTCATCGCTAAAGGTGAACAGGGCCACGTTCTGATCGCTGATATCGGCGTAGGTGTTGCCGGCGAGCAATGCCGTGTTGGCGGCATCCGACGTCGCATCGGTCGCGCTCTGCGGGTTGTAGTCGGCGTTCTCCACCACCAGCTCCTCGACGTCGCCATCACCGTCTCGGGCGATGACCGACAGCATGCCAGCGTCCTCGGTGGGAGCGCTGGCCGCGGCGTACCCCCAAAACGGGTACGGGAATCGCGAGGAGTATGGTTGCGTCAGCAACGCCGGGATGTGATCGCTCTCAAGGGGCGGACGAAAGGCGGTCGCCTTTGGGGGCAGGACGGCGATCCGGTCACAGTTCAGGCGCTAACGTGACCCTAACAGGGCGCGTAGGGCGGCCAATTGGCGACGACTGATGGGGATTTGCTGGCCTTCGCGCAACTCAGCGATGCTGCCGCTGGCCTGCGCACTGGACGTAATACGCAGCACGTGGTCGACGTTGACCACGGTCTGTCGGTTGACGCGGAAGAAACGTCGCCGCGAGACGAGTTGCTCTTCCAGGTGCTTCAAGGAGCTGCGCACGATGAGGGTGCCCTGGTCCGTGTGCACGCACACGTAGTCACCGGCCGTCTCCAGGTGACTGATCGCCGCTTCCGGTTGGCGCACGAAGCCATCGCCCGTATCGAGCCGGATCACCTCTTGCTCCGCGGTCGGCGTGGCGTTGCCGTTCGCCGGCGGCGTTGCGGGTGCGTCGAAGCGCTGCACCACCGACTTCAACTCTGCCGCCATGGCCACCTCCCGTCGTCGCTGTAACTCCTCGTGGGCGCGCTCGAGGGCGCGCGCCAGGCGCTGGGCGCTCACCGGTTTCATCAAGTAGTCGATCGCCTCGGTCTCGAAAGCCTCTACGGCCCGGTCGCCGTACGCGGTGAGGAAGACGATCAAGGGCCCCTGGCGGTGGGTGCCGATGCGTTTCGCCACTTCGAGACCGGTCAGTCCAGGCATGGCGATATCCAGGAACACGAGATCCGGGTTCAGGCGCTGGACCAGCTGCACCGTCTGGGTGCCGTTCTCCGC belongs to Pseudomonadota bacterium and includes:
- a CDS encoding LytTR family DNA-binding domain-containing protein, translating into MAASERIRTLIADDEAVARLGLRKRLESLAPATHIVGEAENGTQTVQLVQRLNPDLVFLDIAMPGLTGLEVAKRIGTHRQGPLIVFLTAYGDRAVEAFETEAIDYLMKPVSAQRLARALERAHEELQRRREVAMAAELKSVVQRFDAPATPPANGNATPTAEQEVIRLDTGDGFVRQPEAAISHLETAGDYVCVHTDQGTLIVRSSLKHLEEQLVSRRRFFRVNRQTVVNVDHVLRITSSAQASGSIAELREGQQIPISRRQLAALRALLGSR